A single Acetomicrobium thermoterrenum DSM 13490 DNA region contains:
- a CDS encoding aconitate hydratase encodes MGLTLTEKIIKNHLIKGNMTKGASVAIKIDQTLIQDATGTMAMLELEATGVRSVKTELSVAYVDHNMIQEDFKNPDDHRFLQDMAAKYGLVFSRPGNGICHHVHLERFAVPGKTLLGSDSHTPTAGGIGMLAIGAGGLDVALAMAGMPFTLIMPKIVKVHLTGKLSPFVSAKDVILEVLRRISVKGGVGKVLEYCGPGVKSLSVSERATITNMGAETGATTSIFQSDDITREWLRAQGRERYWVPLYPDDDAVYDEEIDIDLSSLEPMVAKPFLPDNVVSVKEVAGTRVDQVMFGSCTNSSLRDILTIAHMLKGRRIHPNVDVGLSPGSKQILLQAGAEGAIEDLIAAGVRILEASCGACVGMGFAPPTDGVSVRTINRNFYGRCGHASGKVYLASPEVAAAACITGVITDPRGICIEPYHFEMPSNLIIDEGMFIAPSPEPERVTVRRGPNIKPLPEMEPMSNKLDGQVLIKVGDDITTDHIMPAGAKFLPLRSNIPAIAEHVFEVVDPDFSKRAKELKGGFIVAGMNYGQGSSREHAALAPRYLGVKAVIAKSFARIHLANLVNFGILPLIFANIEDYEKIDRDDRLVFDISQLNVESQAVLRNLTKNMEIPVKCPLSGDDLDVVKAGGKLNWIKLNTSTN; translated from the coding sequence ATGGGTTTAACATTAACAGAAAAAATAATAAAGAATCATTTGATTAAAGGAAATATGACGAAGGGAGCTTCTGTGGCCATTAAGATAGATCAGACGTTGATTCAGGACGCCACAGGCACTATGGCCATGTTAGAACTTGAAGCCACAGGAGTTAGAAGTGTTAAAACGGAGCTGTCCGTAGCTTATGTTGATCATAACATGATTCAAGAGGATTTTAAAAATCCTGATGACCATAGGTTTTTGCAGGATATGGCCGCTAAATACGGGCTGGTGTTTTCAAGGCCTGGAAATGGGATATGCCACCATGTTCATCTTGAGCGTTTTGCAGTTCCTGGAAAGACGCTCCTTGGCAGTGACTCTCATACCCCTACAGCGGGTGGTATTGGGATGCTTGCCATTGGTGCCGGAGGTTTAGATGTAGCATTGGCTATGGCCGGCATGCCTTTTACCCTGATAATGCCTAAGATCGTCAAAGTACATCTTACGGGCAAACTTTCTCCTTTCGTTTCGGCAAAGGATGTGATATTAGAGGTATTGCGGCGTATTTCGGTTAAGGGCGGAGTGGGAAAAGTCCTCGAATACTGTGGTCCTGGCGTTAAATCCTTAAGCGTGAGCGAAAGAGCAACTATAACTAATATGGGAGCCGAAACAGGTGCTACTACCTCTATATTTCAAAGTGATGACATAACACGGGAATGGCTAAGAGCTCAAGGCAGAGAGCGATATTGGGTACCTTTGTATCCAGATGATGATGCTGTCTATGATGAAGAAATTGATATAGACTTGTCTTCATTAGAACCGATGGTTGCAAAACCCTTTTTACCTGATAATGTAGTGTCAGTTAAGGAGGTTGCAGGCACTCGCGTAGATCAGGTAATGTTCGGTTCATGTACAAACTCCTCACTGCGCGATATTTTAACCATAGCGCATATGCTTAAAGGCAGGAGGATACATCCCAATGTCGATGTTGGGCTTTCTCCGGGAAGCAAACAGATTTTGTTGCAGGCGGGTGCTGAAGGAGCTATCGAGGACCTAATTGCAGCGGGCGTGAGGATTTTGGAAGCAAGTTGCGGAGCATGTGTAGGCATGGGGTTTGCGCCTCCTACAGACGGCGTTTCTGTGAGAACAATAAATCGTAACTTTTACGGAAGATGCGGGCATGCGAGCGGAAAGGTATATCTTGCCAGTCCCGAAGTCGCAGCAGCAGCTTGTATTACAGGAGTAATTACTGACCCGAGGGGAATTTGCATAGAGCCATATCATTTTGAAATGCCCTCAAATCTCATAATCGATGAAGGAATGTTCATAGCTCCATCGCCTGAACCGGAGAGAGTTACTGTTCGAAGAGGGCCCAATATAAAGCCGTTGCCTGAAATGGAACCCATGTCCAATAAGCTTGATGGCCAGGTCTTGATAAAGGTAGGAGACGACATTACAACGGACCACATAATGCCTGCAGGAGCCAAATTTTTGCCGTTGCGTTCTAATATTCCCGCCATTGCAGAGCATGTCTTTGAAGTAGTGGATCCAGATTTTTCAAAAAGGGCCAAGGAGCTTAAAGGCGGATTCATCGTAGCAGGGATGAATTATGGTCAAGGATCAAGCAGGGAGCATGCCGCTTTAGCGCCAAGGTATTTAGGTGTTAAGGCCGTTATAGCCAAAAGCTTTGCTCGTATCCATTTGGCAAATCTTGTTAACTTCGGTATATTGCCATTGATTTTTGCCAATATAGAGGACTACGAGAAGATAGATCGGGATGATCGACTTGTCTTCGATATCAGTCAACTTAATGTCGAATCTCAGGCGGTTTTGAGGAATCTAACGAAAAACATGGAAATTCCTGTTAAATGTCCTTTAAGTGGCGATGATTTAGATGTCGTTAAAGCAGGTGGTAAGCTTAATTGGATTAAATTGAACACTTCTACTAATTAG
- the icd gene encoding isocitrate dehydrogenase (NADP(+)), which yields MSNFPGLKLTNIDAPSLGSPITMTDEGKLIVPNDPVIPFIEGDGIGPDITRAMKIVAENAVYKAYGSNKKLHFWEIYAGEKCNRLFGNWLIDDTLEAIKYFKVAIKGPLMTPVGGGIRSINVRLRQALELYACIRPVRYFDGVPSPLKEPWKINMVVFRENMEDVYAGIEWQAGSVECAKIRNFLTNEFGISLREDVGLGLKPISVFGSKRIMRKALQYAIERGRSSVTIVHKGNIMKYTEGLFRACCYEVAKEEFFDQTITEEDLTSKGTGFSSSKKVIVKDRIADAMFQQILLRPEEYDVVVTPNLNGDYLSDAIAATVGGLGMAPGANVGDEAAVFEATHGTAPKYAGMDKVNPTSLILSSVMMLEHIGWGEAAAFIVRGIERTIQSKTVTYDLARLMKGASEVSCSKFAETVCENM from the coding sequence ATGTCAAATTTTCCCGGGCTTAAACTTACAAATATAGATGCGCCTTCTCTTGGTTCCCCCATTACGATGACAGATGAAGGTAAACTAATCGTACCGAATGATCCTGTAATTCCCTTTATAGAAGGCGATGGAATTGGCCCCGATATAACACGGGCAATGAAAATTGTTGCGGAAAATGCCGTTTACAAGGCATATGGAAGCAATAAAAAGCTTCACTTTTGGGAGATATATGCAGGCGAGAAATGCAATCGATTGTTTGGCAACTGGCTTATTGACGATACCCTTGAGGCTATTAAATACTTCAAAGTTGCGATAAAAGGACCTTTGATGACACCTGTCGGCGGTGGTATTCGAAGCATCAATGTAAGGCTTAGGCAAGCACTCGAGTTGTATGCTTGCATTCGGCCGGTTCGTTATTTCGACGGAGTGCCGTCACCTTTAAAAGAACCCTGGAAAATCAACATGGTAGTATTCAGAGAAAATATGGAAGATGTCTATGCCGGTATTGAATGGCAGGCTGGAAGCGTAGAGTGCGCCAAGATCAGAAACTTTTTAACGAATGAATTTGGCATTTCACTGCGAGAAGATGTAGGTCTTGGCCTTAAGCCAATATCAGTTTTTGGGTCTAAGCGCATTATGAGAAAAGCGTTGCAGTATGCCATCGAACGAGGCAGATCGAGCGTAACGATAGTTCATAAGGGAAACATCATGAAATACACTGAAGGGCTATTTAGAGCTTGTTGTTACGAGGTGGCAAAAGAAGAATTTTTTGATCAAACTATTACAGAAGAAGATTTAACCAGCAAGGGAACAGGGTTTTCTTCTAGCAAAAAGGTGATTGTAAAAGACAGAATAGCCGATGCCATGTTCCAGCAAATATTGCTCAGGCCGGAAGAATACGATGTAGTAGTTACTCCAAATTTAAATGGAGACTATCTCTCGGATGCGATTGCTGCTACGGTTGGGGGTTTAGGCATGGCGCCGGGAGCTAATGTTGGCGACGAGGCGGCTGTGTTTGAAGCCACTCACGGTACAGCTCCAAAATATGCAGGCATGGATAAAGTAAACCCGACTTCATTAATTCTTTCCTCTGTCATGATGCTTGAGCACATAGGGTGGGGGGAAGCAGCTGCTTTTATAGTTAGGGGCATAGAAAGGACAATACAATCTAAAACTGTTACATACGATCTGGCAAGGTTAATGAAAGGAGCTTCTGAGGTCTCGTGCTCTAAATTTGCCGAAACTGTGTGTGAAAATATGTAG
- a CDS encoding ABC-ATPase domain-containing protein — MEKLKRILSQIDGRGYKAYKELQGKTFRFPRYSLCFQYIQGDPFAPPSQVALSIPLKSAGFREELFSNKIRRIALEDFLARSVDKAIEKANGKRRGSGKSGLIAIDVPKQEVIERTCMRIFQDRIEARLFIGLPARGRRIAGDEAMEMFFEDLPEIAESSLFIEVLSKSDIWRHVCVVEDQNALRSQLEERGLVAFIANGSLLPRRSGVDQRPLKKDEAVLFESPPSMEVELNAPNAGKIRGMGIPRGITLIVGGGFHGKSTLLSAIERSVYDHIPDDGREYVVTLRSAVKIRAEDGRRVECVDIPPFISNLPFGKDTLRFRTDNASGSTSQAANIIEAIEAGAKLLLLDEDTSATNFMIRDARMQRLVAANREPITPFIDRARQLFEILGVSTVLVMGGSGDYFDIADRVVLMDHYRPQDVTSKAREIAGELPSQRVPAESELPKLSNARIPLPESFNPMIGKKVTVRSRGKDRIQFGRTTIDLTYVEQIAEESQTRAIGGLLLYAVRNGIIDGKRSVHEIVKALEERIDAEGLEVASPFARPSADYARPRPEEICAAINRLRTLVVR; from the coding sequence ATGGAAAAGTTAAAGCGCATTTTATCTCAAATAGATGGCAGAGGTTATAAAGCATACAAGGAGCTTCAGGGTAAGACCTTTCGTTTCCCTCGTTATTCGCTCTGCTTTCAGTACATACAGGGAGATCCCTTTGCTCCGCCGTCGCAGGTTGCTTTGTCCATACCTTTAAAATCGGCAGGTTTCCGAGAGGAGTTGTTTTCGAATAAGATCAGACGTATAGCCCTTGAGGACTTTTTAGCCCGTTCAGTTGACAAAGCCATTGAAAAAGCTAATGGCAAGCGTCGCGGATCGGGTAAGAGCGGCTTGATAGCCATAGATGTTCCTAAACAGGAGGTCATCGAAAGGACTTGTATGCGGATCTTTCAGGACCGCATTGAAGCCAGGTTGTTTATCGGTCTTCCGGCAAGGGGAAGACGAATAGCCGGAGATGAAGCAATGGAGATGTTTTTTGAGGATCTTCCTGAGATTGCCGAGTCATCTCTTTTTATCGAGGTGCTTTCGAAAAGCGATATCTGGCGACATGTTTGTGTAGTGGAAGATCAGAATGCGCTAAGGTCGCAGCTGGAAGAAAGAGGTCTCGTCGCCTTTATAGCTAATGGCTCTTTGCTTCCGAGGCGAAGCGGAGTCGATCAAAGACCTCTGAAAAAAGACGAGGCTGTGCTTTTTGAAAGTCCTCCCTCTATGGAAGTGGAACTTAACGCCCCTAACGCCGGCAAAATAAGGGGAATGGGAATACCTAGAGGTATAACTTTAATTGTGGGCGGTGGTTTTCACGGCAAGTCCACCCTTCTTTCGGCCATTGAGCGTTCCGTCTACGACCATATTCCCGACGACGGAAGGGAGTATGTCGTAACATTGCGTTCAGCTGTCAAAATAAGGGCGGAGGACGGGCGCAGGGTAGAATGCGTTGACATTCCTCCCTTTATAAGTAATTTGCCCTTTGGTAAGGATACTCTTCGCTTCAGGACCGACAATGCCAGCGGCAGTACGTCGCAGGCCGCCAATATAATCGAGGCCATCGAGGCAGGGGCGAAGCTTCTGCTGCTCGACGAAGATACATCGGCTACTAATTTCATGATACGCGATGCCAGAATGCAACGGCTGGTCGCAGCAAACAGAGAGCCGATCACGCCCTTCATCGATCGGGCTCGTCAGCTTTTCGAGATTCTCGGGGTTTCGACGGTTTTGGTAATGGGAGGATCGGGAGATTATTTCGACATCGCGGACCGCGTCGTTTTGATGGATCACTACCGGCCTCAAGACGTCACTTCAAAGGCGCGTGAGATTGCCGGCGAATTGCCAAGCCAAAGGGTTCCCGCGGAGTCCGAGCTTCCAAAATTATCCAACGCTCGCATACCTCTGCCCGAAAGCTTTAATCCCATGATCGGCAAGAAAGTGACGGTTCGCTCCAGAGGAAAAGATCGCATACAATTCGGCAGGACTACCATCGATTTAACTTACGTCGAACAAATTGCCGAGGAAAGCCAAACCAGGGCTATAGGCGGCTTACTTCTTTATGCAGTAAGAAATGGCATTATCGACGGGAAACGTTCTGTACATGAAATTGTTAAAGCCTTGGAAGAACGCATTGACGCCGAGGGGTTGGAAGTCGCATCACCCTTCGCAAGGCCGTCGGCGGACTACGCAAGGCCAAGGCCCGAAGAAATTTGCGCTGCCATCAATAGGCTGAGGACGCTCGTCGTACGATAG
- a CDS encoding AbrB family transcriptional regulator — MLLSHLFGLFFLFGTGGCVAWCASQFRLPAPFVLGPLLSTALLWSLDVNISFPTNVVSFLSKITIGSFIGLRFDRNCAKLLGNLAWPSILQSFWMLSTSLVCAFLLYTLTDLPLSTALLGSTTGGVAEMALFALSLNMDVANVTILQVFRLVASMFVIPLLSSKYSDQSSQPCRSFSGEEKSIDSEILNKSKQREYFIFIGLAILGGWIGTISNLPAGALLGSMVFVGLFCAFGVSMWHPPKFIRSIAQIGVGITIGMYFTRDTFYQFFSMFFPILLLSSAMIVSALVLGFLLKKFTNWNLVTCLLSAAPAGLTQMGAIAEEMGADPLIVSLMHTVRLVSILVILPILFSIFLD, encoded by the coding sequence ATGTTGTTATCTCACCTGTTTGGGTTGTTTTTTCTCTTTGGAACTGGCGGATGTGTGGCGTGGTGTGCATCACAGTTTCGCTTACCAGCTCCTTTCGTATTGGGACCTCTCTTAAGCACCGCTTTGTTATGGTCGCTTGATGTAAATATTTCCTTTCCTACCAATGTCGTTTCATTTTTAAGCAAGATAACAATTGGATCTTTTATAGGACTTCGGTTCGATAGAAATTGCGCTAAATTGCTGGGTAATTTAGCCTGGCCATCTATCCTTCAATCTTTTTGGATGTTGAGCACATCTTTGGTATGTGCATTTCTCCTTTATACTTTAACCGATCTTCCTCTTTCAACAGCACTTTTAGGCTCCACCACTGGAGGTGTTGCAGAGATGGCACTCTTTGCTCTCTCACTTAATATGGATGTTGCAAACGTCACTATATTGCAAGTTTTTCGGCTAGTCGCTTCTATGTTTGTCATACCTCTATTGAGCTCAAAATATTCTGACCAGAGCTCTCAGCCATGTCGATCGTTTTCAGGTGAAGAGAAGTCAATTGATAGTGAGATTTTAAATAAGTCTAAACAAAGAGAATATTTTATTTTTATTGGCCTTGCTATATTAGGGGGGTGGATAGGCACGATTAGCAATTTACCTGCTGGTGCGCTTCTAGGTTCCATGGTCTTTGTTGGCCTTTTTTGCGCCTTTGGAGTCTCCATGTGGCATCCTCCGAAATTCATTCGATCCATTGCTCAGATCGGTGTAGGAATTACAATTGGTATGTATTTCACAAGGGATACTTTTTATCAGTTTTTTTCTATGTTCTTTCCTATTTTATTACTAAGTTCGGCCATGATAGTAAGTGCATTGGTTTTAGGTTTTTTACTGAAGAAGTTCACAAACTGGAACCTGGTGACTTGTTTGTTATCCGCTGCACCTGCAGGCCTCACGCAAATGGGAGCGATAGCGGAAGAGATGGGAGCAGATCCATTGATAGTGAGTCTCATGCATACAGTACGATTGGTGAGCATTCTCGTAATTTTGCCAATATTGTTTTCTATATTCTTGGATTAA